The following coding sequences are from one Streptomyces angustmyceticus window:
- a CDS encoding ABC transporter permease/substrate binding protein produces the protein MPRIPIGSWADSLVEWLRDHAEWLFHFVTTVLGGFYDGILTVLSGPEPLLLTGIFAVIAWWLRGLPAAVLTFIGFALIDSIEQWHQTMQSLSLVLVACIITVAVAVPLGVWAARNRAVSGAVRPVLDLMQTMPAMVYLIPGILFFGLGAVPGIVSTIVFSMPPAVRMTELGIRQVDAELVEAADAFGTHPRRTLFRVQLPLALPTIMAGINQVIMLALSMVVIAGMVGGAGLGGTVYLSLSSVDVKLGAEGGLAVVILAVYLDRMTSALNQRVSPLGRRALAKAQAALGGLKFLRWKPATSLATVAVVVLALVAGGMSVLGKDKGGAAAGTDGNGRPVSLGYVNWDEGKATTFLWKEILEQRGYKPRVQALDAGPLFTGQARGDIDVQTNAWLPTTHAEYWKKYKDKLEDLGAWYDKTSLEIAVPSYMKGITSLDDLKGKGGTFGGKIVGIEPGAGEMKLLKEKVLKDYGLGGEYKVMESSTSSMLTELDRSIHDKKPIAVTLWSPHWAYDKYKLTKLKDPKGSFGSGDSLHMLGRKGFSKDEPQVAHWMKNFHLDEKQLTSLENEVKNAGTGHEQDGVRAWLKQHPGLVNKLAPSAKADYAKGKDAGKTPTLGYPAWDEGIATTYLWKNILEKRGYRPKLQNLDVGPMWTGLSTGQIDVETDAWLPVAQKQYWDKYKKDLVDVGAWYDKTSLEIAVPSYVKGVKTLDDLRKHKDTFGGKIIGIEPGTGEMKRLKSVVSPAYGLDGFDVTEAGTSAMLTELERAYAKKEPIAVVLWSPHWAYSKYHLTKLKDPQGTWGANNQIKTIGNKSFPGKFPEFHRWLKNWKMSADDLGSLEKDIQAAGKGNEDKGVEKWIDAHPGIVDKMAPVK, from the coding sequence GTGCCTAGGATCCCGATAGGCAGTTGGGCCGACAGCCTCGTCGAGTGGCTGCGGGACCATGCCGAGTGGCTCTTCCACTTCGTCACGACCGTGCTGGGCGGCTTCTACGACGGCATCCTCACGGTCCTCTCCGGCCCCGAGCCGCTGCTCCTGACCGGCATCTTCGCGGTGATCGCCTGGTGGCTGCGGGGTCTGCCCGCCGCCGTGCTGACCTTCATCGGCTTCGCGCTGATCGATTCGATCGAGCAGTGGCACCAGACCATGCAGTCGCTCTCGCTGGTGCTCGTGGCCTGCATCATCACCGTCGCGGTCGCCGTACCCCTCGGTGTCTGGGCGGCCCGCAACCGCGCCGTGAGCGGGGCGGTGCGCCCGGTCCTGGACCTGATGCAGACGATGCCGGCGATGGTCTACCTGATCCCCGGCATCCTCTTCTTCGGCCTGGGAGCGGTCCCCGGCATCGTCTCGACCATCGTCTTCTCCATGCCGCCCGCGGTCCGCATGACCGAACTGGGCATCCGGCAGGTGGACGCTGAACTGGTCGAGGCGGCCGACGCGTTCGGCACCCATCCGCGGCGCACGCTCTTCCGCGTCCAGCTGCCGCTCGCCCTGCCGACGATCATGGCCGGTATCAACCAGGTCATCATGCTGGCGCTGTCCATGGTCGTCATCGCGGGCATGGTCGGCGGCGCCGGTCTCGGCGGCACCGTCTACCTCTCGCTCAGCTCGGTCGATGTGAAGCTGGGCGCGGAGGGCGGCCTCGCGGTCGTCATCCTCGCGGTGTACCTGGACCGGATGACCAGCGCGCTCAACCAGCGGGTCTCCCCGCTCGGCCGGCGCGCGCTGGCCAAGGCGCAGGCCGCGCTCGGCGGCCTGAAGTTCCTCCGGTGGAAGCCCGCGACCTCCCTGGCGACGGTCGCCGTGGTCGTGCTCGCGCTGGTCGCCGGCGGGATGAGCGTCCTGGGCAAGGACAAGGGCGGCGCTGCGGCGGGCACCGACGGCAACGGCCGGCCCGTCAGCCTCGGCTACGTCAACTGGGACGAGGGCAAGGCCACCACCTTCCTGTGGAAGGAGATCCTCGAACAGCGCGGGTACAAGCCCAGGGTCCAGGCCCTGGACGCCGGGCCGCTCTTCACCGGCCAGGCCCGCGGCGACATCGACGTGCAGACCAATGCCTGGCTGCCGACGACCCACGCGGAGTACTGGAAGAAGTACAAGGACAAGCTGGAGGACCTGGGCGCCTGGTACGACAAGACCTCCCTGGAGATCGCGGTCCCGTCGTACATGAAGGGCATCACGTCCCTCGACGACCTCAAGGGCAAGGGCGGCACCTTCGGCGGCAAGATCGTCGGCATCGAGCCGGGCGCGGGCGAGATGAAGCTGCTCAAGGAAAAGGTTCTCAAGGACTACGGCCTGGGCGGCGAGTACAAGGTCATGGAGTCGAGCACCTCGTCCATGCTCACCGAGCTGGACCGCTCGATCCACGACAAGAAGCCGATCGCCGTCACGCTGTGGTCGCCGCACTGGGCCTACGACAAGTACAAGCTGACCAAGCTCAAGGACCCCAAGGGCTCCTTCGGCTCCGGGGACAGCCTGCACATGCTGGGCCGCAAGGGCTTCTCCAAGGACGAGCCCCAGGTCGCCCACTGGATGAAGAACTTCCACCTGGACGAGAAGCAGCTCACCAGCCTGGAGAACGAGGTCAAGAACGCCGGCACCGGGCACGAGCAGGACGGCGTGCGCGCCTGGCTCAAGCAGCACCCGGGCCTGGTCAACAAGCTGGCGCCGTCCGCCAAGGCCGACTACGCCAAGGGCAAGGACGCCGGGAAGACCCCGACGCTGGGCTACCCGGCCTGGGACGAGGGCATCGCCACCACGTACCTCTGGAAGAACATCCTGGAGAAGCGGGGCTACCGGCCCAAGCTCCAGAACCTCGACGTCGGCCCGATGTGGACCGGCCTGTCGACGGGGCAGATCGACGTCGAGACCGACGCCTGGCTCCCGGTGGCGCAGAAGCAGTACTGGGACAAGTACAAGAAGGATCTCGTCGACGTCGGCGCGTGGTACGACAAGACCTCGCTGGAGATCGCCGTACCGTCCTACGTCAAGGGCGTGAAAACCCTCGACGACCTGCGCAAGCACAAGGACACCTTCGGCGGAAAGATCATCGGGATCGAGCCGGGCACCGGCGAGATGAAGCGCCTCAAGAGCGTGGTGTCCCCGGCGTACGGGCTGGACGGCTTCGACGTCACCGAGGCCGGCACCAGCGCCATGCTCACCGAGCTGGAGCGGGCGTACGCCAAGAAGGAGCCCATCGCGGTGGTCCTGTGGTCCCCGCACTGGGCGTACAGCAAGTACCACCTCACCAAGCTCAAGGACCCGCAGGGCACGTGGGGCGCCAACAACCAGATCAAGACGATCGGCAACAAGAGCTTCCCGGGCAAGTTCCCGGAGTTCCACCGCTGGTTGAAGAACTGGAAGATGAGCGCCGATGACCTCGGCAGCCTGGAGAAGGACATCCAGGCAGCGGGCAAGGGCAATGAGGACAAGGGAGTCGAGAAGTGGATCGATGCCCATCCGGGCATCGTCGACAAGATGGCACCCGTGAAGTAG
- a CDS encoding helical backbone metal receptor translates to MTIRTPPRRVVSLVPSLTEAVARTAPGLLVGATDWCSEPAGLDVVRIGGTKNPDTARIAALAPDLVLANEEENREPDLAALRAAGLTVLVTEVRTLPQAFTELARVLVDGCGLARPAWLDAAQGAWRALPVPAAERTAVVPIWRRPWMVLGRDTFAGDLLARLGVRNLHAEHAERYPRVPLDDLRSGGADLVVLPDEPYRFSAGDGPEAFPGLPAALVSGRYLTWYGPSLVDAPAVLAEALAGAR, encoded by the coding sequence ATGACGATCCGCACTCCGCCGCGCCGCGTGGTCTCGCTCGTGCCCTCGCTGACCGAGGCGGTCGCACGGACCGCTCCCGGCCTGCTGGTGGGGGCCACCGACTGGTGCAGCGAGCCGGCCGGGCTGGACGTCGTACGCATCGGCGGCACCAAGAACCCGGACACCGCGCGGATCGCCGCCCTCGCCCCCGACCTCGTCCTCGCCAACGAGGAGGAGAACCGGGAGCCGGACCTCGCCGCGCTGCGCGCCGCCGGGCTCACGGTGCTGGTCACCGAAGTGCGGACGCTGCCGCAGGCGTTCACGGAGCTGGCGCGGGTGCTCGTCGACGGCTGCGGGCTGGCCAGGCCCGCGTGGCTGGACGCCGCGCAGGGCGCCTGGCGCGCGCTGCCGGTCCCGGCGGCGGAGCGGACGGCCGTGGTACCCATCTGGCGCCGGCCGTGGATGGTCCTGGGGCGCGACACCTTCGCCGGTGACCTGCTGGCGCGCCTGGGCGTCCGCAATCTCCACGCGGAGCACGCCGAGCGCTATCCCCGTGTCCCGCTCGACGACCTCCGCTCGGGTGGCGCCGACCTGGTGGTGCTGCCCGACGAGCCCTACCGCTTCAGCGCCGGGGACGGCCCCGAGGCGTTCCCCGGCCTGCCCGCCGCGCTGGTGAGCGGCCGGTATCTGACCTGGTACGGGCCGTCCCTGGTGGACGCTCCGGCGGTACTCGCCGAGGCCCTGGCCGGGGCCCGGTGA
- a CDS encoding LysR family transcriptional regulator — translation MGGENGPAAVPLSHRVPDLGALELLLAVARLGSLGRAARARGISQPAASSRIRSMERQLGVALVERSPRGSRLTDAGALVTDWARRVVEAAEAFDAGAQALRGQRDSRLRVAASMTIAEYLLPGWLIALRAQRPGTAVSLLAGNSSVVAGRLLGGEADLGFVEGLEIPEGLDGTVIGHDRLVVVAAPSHPWARRRTELTAAELAGTPLILRERGSGTRQVLDAALARHGGLAAPLLELASTTAVKAAVVSEAAPSVLSELAVGEELTARRLVEVPVGDLRLTRALRAVWPTGQRPVGPARELLGLTRGTP, via the coding sequence ATGGGTGGTGAGAACGGGCCGGCCGCCGTGCCGCTTTCGCACCGGGTCCCGGACCTCGGGGCGCTGGAGCTGCTGCTCGCCGTCGCGCGGCTCGGCAGCCTGGGGCGCGCGGCCCGGGCGCGGGGCATCTCCCAGCCCGCCGCCAGCAGCCGTATCCGGTCGATGGAGCGGCAGTTGGGGGTGGCGCTGGTCGAACGCTCGCCGCGCGGCTCCCGGCTGACGGACGCCGGCGCGCTGGTGACGGACTGGGCGCGCCGGGTGGTGGAGGCCGCCGAGGCGTTCGACGCGGGTGCGCAGGCGCTGCGGGGGCAGCGCGACTCCCGGCTGCGGGTCGCGGCCAGCATGACCATCGCCGAGTACCTGCTGCCGGGGTGGCTGATCGCCCTGCGCGCCCAGCGGCCCGGCACCGCCGTCTCGCTGCTCGCGGGCAATTCCAGCGTGGTGGCCGGGCGGTTGCTGGGCGGCGAGGCGGACCTCGGCTTCGTCGAGGGGCTGGAGATACCGGAGGGGCTGGACGGGACGGTCATCGGGCACGACCGGCTGGTGGTGGTCGCCGCCCCGTCCCACCCCTGGGCCCGGCGCCGTACGGAGCTGACCGCCGCCGAACTCGCCGGCACCCCGCTGATCCTGCGCGAGCGGGGCTCGGGGACCCGCCAGGTGCTGGACGCGGCGCTCGCCCGGCACGGCGGGCTGGCCGCACCGCTGCTCGAACTCGCCTCCACCACCGCGGTGAAGGCGGCCGTGGTGAGCGAGGCGGCGCCCTCGGTCCTCAGCGAGCTGGCCGTCGGCGAGGAGCTGACCGCGCGCCGGCTGGTGGAGGTTCCGGTGGGCGACCTGCGGCTCACCCGCGCGCTGCGGGCGGTGTGGCCCACCGGTCAGCGGCCGGTGGGCCCGGCCCGCGAACTGCTGGGGCTGACCCGCGGGACGCCGTGA
- a CDS encoding quaternary amine ABC transporter ATP-binding protein: MSRLQAEHLYKVFGRRPEDAVRRLEAGAGREELRAEGTTAAVIDASIEVDEGQIFVVMGLSGSGKSTLLRTLNGLLEPTSGTVRFDGQDLTSLSDRELRKVRSEKISMVFQHFALFPHRSVLENAAYGLEVQGVPRAERTARATEALELTGLKGWEKSWPDELSGGMQQRVGLARALATNADLLLMDESFSALDPLIRRDMQDQLLELQKSLKKTIVFITHDLNEAMRLGDRIAVMRDGRIVQIGSAEDILVTPANDYVASFTQDVDRTRVLTAGAIMTEVGTVLGATAPDGTKLATAAEFRAAAPAVVGTDTPLVELFTPCSAGSVPVAVTDEQGSLVGAVTAERLLSVLGEAAEQGPAPAGSVPAEAGGATAAGRTPETKTSVAKTAAHTSGDADTDHDPEDKVSAGA, encoded by the coding sequence GTGTCCAGGCTGCAAGCCGAGCACCTGTACAAAGTGTTCGGCAGACGACCCGAGGACGCGGTCCGCAGGCTCGAAGCCGGCGCCGGCCGGGAGGAGCTGCGGGCCGAAGGCACCACGGCCGCGGTGATCGACGCCTCCATCGAGGTGGACGAGGGCCAGATATTCGTCGTCATGGGCCTGTCCGGATCGGGCAAGTCCACCCTGCTGCGCACGCTCAACGGGCTGCTGGAGCCGACATCGGGGACCGTACGCTTCGACGGCCAGGACCTCACCTCGCTCAGCGACCGGGAACTGCGCAAGGTCCGCTCCGAGAAGATCTCCATGGTCTTCCAGCACTTCGCGCTCTTCCCGCACCGCAGCGTGCTGGAGAACGCCGCCTACGGCCTCGAGGTACAGGGCGTACCGCGCGCCGAGCGCACCGCCCGCGCCACCGAGGCGCTCGAACTCACCGGACTCAAGGGCTGGGAGAAGTCCTGGCCCGACGAGCTGTCCGGCGGTATGCAGCAGCGGGTGGGCCTGGCCCGGGCGCTGGCCACCAACGCCGACCTGCTGCTGATGGACGAGTCCTTCAGCGCGCTCGACCCGCTGATCCGCCGCGACATGCAGGACCAGCTGCTGGAGCTGCAGAAGTCGCTGAAGAAGACGATCGTCTTCATCACCCACGACCTCAACGAGGCCATGCGCCTCGGCGACCGGATCGCCGTGATGCGCGACGGCCGGATCGTGCAGATCGGCAGTGCCGAGGACATCCTCGTCACCCCGGCCAACGACTATGTCGCCTCCTTCACCCAGGACGTGGACCGCACCCGGGTGCTGACCGCGGGCGCGATCATGACCGAGGTCGGGACGGTGCTCGGCGCCACGGCCCCGGACGGCACGAAGCTCGCCACCGCGGCGGAGTTCCGGGCCGCGGCGCCCGCCGTGGTCGGGACCGACACCCCGCTGGTCGAGCTGTTCACGCCCTGCTCGGCCGGCAGCGTTCCGGTCGCCGTGACCGATGAGCAGGGCTCGCTGGTCGGCGCCGTGACGGCCGAGCGGCTGCTCTCCGTCCTCGGGGAGGCCGCGGAGCAGGGCCCGGCCCCGGCCGGCTCCGTCCCGGCCGAGGCCGGCGGCGCGACGGCCGCCGGGCGGACGCCGGAGACGAAGACATCGGTGGCGAAGACCGCCGCGCACACGTCCGGGGACGCGGACACGGACCACGACCCCGAGGACAAGGTGAGCGCCGGTGCCTAG
- a CDS encoding gamma-glutamyl-gamma-aminobutyrate hydrolase family protein, protein MSQPLIGISTYQEEARWGVWNLPAALVPAGYPKLVQRAGGLAALLPPDDPAAAAAAVARLDGLVIAGGADVQPARYGAEPHPRTGPPALDRDAWELALIEAALAGGVPLLGICRGLQLLNVVLGGTLVQHLDGHAGAPGVFDRHDIKPVPGTLLGRTLPEPVAVPTYHHQAVDRIGRGLVPSAYAEDGTIEALELPGAYGFTLAVQWHPEAGDDTRVMDALVAAAREAAAVK, encoded by the coding sequence ATGTCCCAGCCCCTCATCGGCATCAGCACGTACCAGGAAGAGGCCCGGTGGGGGGTGTGGAACCTGCCCGCCGCGCTGGTACCCGCCGGCTACCCGAAGCTGGTGCAGCGCGCGGGCGGGCTGGCCGCGCTGCTGCCGCCGGACGACCCGGCCGCGGCCGCCGCGGCCGTCGCCCGGCTGGACGGGCTGGTGATCGCGGGCGGCGCGGACGTCCAGCCGGCCCGCTACGGCGCGGAGCCGCACCCCCGGACCGGCCCGCCCGCCCTGGACCGGGACGCCTGGGAACTGGCCCTGATCGAGGCGGCGTTGGCGGGCGGCGTCCCGCTGCTGGGCATCTGCCGCGGGCTGCAACTGCTGAACGTGGTGCTGGGCGGCACCCTCGTCCAGCACCTCGACGGGCACGCCGGGGCCCCCGGCGTCTTCGACCGCCACGACATCAAGCCGGTCCCCGGAACCCTGCTGGGCCGCACGCTGCCCGAGCCGGTCGCCGTGCCGACCTACCACCACCAGGCCGTGGACCGGATCGGCCGCGGGCTGGTGCCCTCCGCCTACGCGGAGGACGGCACCATCGAGGCACTGGAACTCCCGGGCGCCTACGGCTTCACCCTGGCGGTGCAGTGGCACCCGGAGGCCGGCGACGACACCCGGGTGATGGACGCCCTGGTGGCGGCGGCGCGCGAGGCGGCCGCCGTCAAGTGA
- a CDS encoding 5'-3' exonuclease, giving the protein MLLDTASLYFRAYFGVPESVKAPDGTPVNAVRGLLDFIARLVQDHHPDDLVACMDFDWRPQWRVDLIPSYKAHRVAEEAPAGSAGPDEEEIPDTLSPQVPVIEEVLDALGIARVGAAGYEADDVIGTLTAQATGPVDIVTGDRDLFQLVDDRRGIRILYPLKGVGTLQVTDEALLREKYGVDGPGYADLALLRGDPSDGLPGVPGIGEKTAAKLLASYGDLAGIMAAADDPASKVTPAQRKRLLEARPYVAVAPKVVQVATDVPVPAVDAALPAEPADPERLEALAARWGLGGALQRLLLTLGR; this is encoded by the coding sequence ATGCTCCTCGACACCGCCTCTCTCTACTTCCGCGCCTATTTCGGGGTACCGGAATCGGTCAAGGCTCCGGACGGCACCCCGGTGAACGCGGTACGCGGCCTGCTGGACTTCATCGCCCGGCTCGTCCAGGACCACCACCCCGACGACCTGGTCGCCTGCATGGACTTCGACTGGCGCCCCCAGTGGCGGGTCGACCTGATCCCCTCGTACAAGGCGCACCGGGTCGCCGAGGAGGCCCCTGCCGGCTCCGCCGGGCCCGACGAGGAGGAGATCCCCGACACCCTCTCGCCGCAGGTCCCGGTCATCGAGGAGGTGTTGGACGCCCTGGGCATCGCCCGCGTCGGGGCGGCCGGCTACGAGGCCGACGACGTCATCGGCACCCTCACCGCACAGGCCACGGGCCCGGTGGACATCGTCACCGGCGACCGCGACCTCTTCCAGCTCGTCGACGACCGGCGCGGCATCCGCATCCTGTATCCCCTCAAGGGCGTCGGCACCCTCCAGGTCACCGACGAGGCGCTGCTGCGCGAGAAGTACGGCGTGGACGGCCCCGGTTACGCCGACCTGGCGCTGCTGCGCGGCGACCCCAGCGACGGCCTGCCGGGCGTACCGGGGATCGGCGAGAAGACCGCCGCCAAACTGCTGGCCTCCTACGGCGACCTGGCGGGCATCATGGCCGCCGCCGACGACCCCGCCTCGAAGGTGACCCCCGCCCAGCGCAAGCGGCTGCTGGAGGCGCGCCCCTATGTCGCCGTCGCCCCGAAGGTCGTACAGGTGGCCACCGACGTGCCCGTCCCCGCCGTCGACGCCGCCCTGCCCGCCGAACCGGCCGACCCCGAGCGCCTGGAGGCGCTGGCCGCCCGGTGGGGCCTCGGCGGCGCCCTGCAGCGGCTGCTCCTGACCCTCGGCCGCTGA
- a CDS encoding L-rhamnose mutarotase translates to MTATGDEGAAPVRRFGKLIRLRPEHRAEYLRLHAEVWPEVLAMISACHLRNYSIFLEGDLLFSYAEYVGEDYAADMAKMAADPVTRRWWQLTDPCQEQTGGAVPGEWWTPMREVFHHD, encoded by the coding sequence ATGACTGCGACAGGGGACGAGGGGGCCGCTCCGGTGCGGCGGTTCGGAAAGCTCATCAGGCTGCGCCCGGAACACCGTGCGGAGTACCTGCGGTTGCACGCGGAGGTCTGGCCGGAGGTGCTGGCGATGATCTCCGCCTGCCATCTCCGCAACTACTCCATCTTCCTGGAGGGCGATCTGCTGTTCTCGTACGCCGAGTACGTCGGCGAGGACTACGCCGCCGATATGGCCAAGATGGCCGCCGACCCGGTGACCCGGCGGTGGTGGCAGCTCACCGACCCCTGCCAGGAGCAGACCGGGGGCGCCGTGCCGGGGGAGTGGTGGACTCCGATGCGGGAGGTCTTCCACCACGACTGA
- a CDS encoding siderophore-interacting protein, translating to MAAERSSRTKPSLHRARVQRTEQLTPHMVRVVLGGEGLAEFAAGEYSDHYVKLVFPQPGVHYPEPFDIARIRADFPRHQWPSTRTYTVRAWDAATRELTVDFVVHGDEGLAGPWAAAAKPGDEIHLLGPGGAYVPEASADWHLLAGDESALPAIAASLARMPAGVPVHAFIEVAGPEEQQELAAPAGAEISWLHRGAAPVGSALVAAVAALEFPAGRVQAFVHGEAGFVKELRRLLRVEHAIPREALSISGYWRTGHDEDGWQAGKREWNQQVEAEQESAAAAAS from the coding sequence GTGGCAGCAGAGCGTTCGTCCCGCACCAAGCCCAGCCTGCACCGCGCCCGGGTGCAGCGCACGGAGCAGCTCACCCCGCACATGGTCCGCGTGGTGCTGGGCGGTGAGGGGCTGGCGGAGTTCGCGGCGGGCGAGTACTCCGACCACTACGTGAAGCTGGTCTTTCCGCAGCCCGGCGTCCACTACCCCGAGCCGTTCGACATCGCGCGGATCCGCGCGGACTTCCCGCGCCACCAGTGGCCCAGCACCCGTACCTACACCGTCCGCGCCTGGGACGCCGCGACCCGCGAGCTGACCGTGGACTTCGTGGTGCACGGCGACGAGGGCCTGGCCGGGCCGTGGGCGGCCGCGGCGAAGCCCGGCGACGAGATCCACCTGCTCGGACCCGGCGGCGCCTACGTCCCCGAGGCGAGCGCCGACTGGCACCTGCTGGCGGGCGACGAGAGCGCGCTGCCGGCCATCGCGGCCTCCCTCGCCCGGATGCCGGCCGGGGTGCCGGTGCACGCCTTCATCGAGGTGGCGGGGCCGGAGGAGCAGCAGGAGCTGGCGGCGCCGGCCGGCGCCGAGATCAGCTGGCTGCACCGCGGGGCCGCGCCGGTCGGCAGCGCACTGGTCGCCGCCGTGGCGGCACTGGAGTTCCCGGCCGGCCGGGTCCAGGCGTTCGTGCACGGCGAGGCCGGATTCGTGAAGGAGCTGCGCCGCCTGCTCCGCGTCGAGCACGCGATCCCCCGCGAGGCCCTGTCCATCTCCGGCTACTGGCGCACCGGCCACGACGAGGACGGCTGGCAGGCCGGCAAGCGCGAGTGGAACCAGCAGGTCGAGGCCGAGCAGGAGTCCGCCGCGGCGGCGGCCTCCTGA
- a CDS encoding TDT family transporter yields the protein MATLAHTRSRSTAAGPGAPGTAASVRHLGPNWYAAVMGTAIVANAGAVLPLDVPGLRVACRVIWALSALMLLTLLAARAAHWARHGDQARRHLLDPAVAPFYGCAAMALLAVGGGTLAVGREVIGEPAAVAADAVLWVLGTLLGLLCAAGVPYLMVTRHRIEPGSASPVWLLPLVAPMVSAATGPALVPHLPAGQWRAALLFSCYALFGMSLLATLLVLPLVMSRLIHHGPLPLALTPTLFLVLGPLGQSTTALANLAHAAPGAVDASAAHAMGAFAVLYGVPVMGFALLWLALATAMVVRAVRNGMGFAMTWWGFTFPLGTCVTGAAGLVRSTGLGAFDALAVGLFVLLAAAVAVAGTRTAIGLARGHLLAPPRPVTA from the coding sequence ATGGCAACCCTCGCGCACACCCGCTCCCGCAGCACCGCCGCCGGCCCCGGCGCACCCGGCACCGCGGCCTCGGTCCGCCACCTCGGGCCGAACTGGTACGCCGCCGTCATGGGCACCGCCATCGTCGCCAATGCCGGCGCGGTACTGCCACTCGACGTCCCCGGCCTGCGCGTCGCCTGCCGGGTCATCTGGGCGCTGTCGGCGCTGATGCTGCTGACGCTGCTGGCCGCGCGGGCCGCGCACTGGGCCCGGCACGGCGACCAGGCGCGCCGCCACCTGCTCGACCCGGCCGTCGCGCCGTTCTACGGCTGTGCGGCGATGGCCCTGCTGGCGGTGGGCGGCGGCACGCTCGCCGTGGGCCGGGAGGTCATCGGCGAACCGGCCGCGGTGGCCGCCGACGCCGTGCTGTGGGTCCTGGGCACCCTCCTCGGCCTGCTGTGCGCGGCGGGTGTCCCGTATCTGATGGTGACCCGGCACCGCATCGAGCCCGGCAGCGCCTCGCCCGTCTGGCTGCTGCCGCTGGTCGCCCCCATGGTCTCGGCGGCGACCGGCCCGGCCCTGGTGCCGCACCTGCCGGCCGGCCAGTGGCGGGCGGCCCTGCTGTTCTCCTGTTACGCCCTGTTCGGCATGTCGCTGCTGGCCACGCTGCTCGTCCTGCCGCTCGTGATGTCCCGGCTGATCCACCACGGCCCGCTCCCCCTCGCGCTCACCCCCACGCTCTTCCTGGTCCTGGGCCCGCTGGGGCAGTCCACCACCGCGCTGGCCAACCTCGCCCATGCGGCACCGGGCGCCGTGGACGCCTCCGCCGCGCACGCCATGGGAGCCTTCGCGGTGCTCTACGGCGTCCCGGTGATGGGCTTCGCCCTCCTCTGGCTGGCGCTCGCGACCGCGATGGTGGTGCGCGCCGTCCGCAACGGCATGGGCTTCGCGATGACCTGGTGGGGCTTCACCTTCCCGCTCGGGACCTGCGTCACCGGCGCCGCGGGCCTGGTCCGGAGCACCGGCCTGGGCGCCTTCGACGCCCTCGCGGTGGGCCTGTTCGTGCTCCTCGCCGCCGCCGTGGCGGTGGCCGGCACCCGCACCGCCATCGGCCTGGCCCGCGGACACCTGTTGGCGCCGCCCCGCCCGGTCACCGCCTGA